Proteins from a single region of Ensifer adhaerens:
- a CDS encoding DUF2259 domain-containing protein — translation MKPRAAVSSVLFLGVAAAAAPALAGDYAALQPIGFSADGNVFAFEEYGVQDGSGFPYSTIYVIDTRNDSFLPGAPVRAVSREDGSPLSKARHEARRRAAPLIDAYRLADAPGLLAAFNPITEANARPQALTYDSFAADEGFRETYSVTLEEKPFEPEGLCKDFLKEVKGFRLSMTMKAGQPATDVLQDDSRLPESRRCPTGYQVGGAVTHRNDDGSETHVIMVLVKSLGFEGTTDGRWIAIPTRIAK, via the coding sequence ATGAAGCCACGCGCGGCAGTATCCAGCGTGCTGTTCCTGGGCGTTGCGGCTGCCGCAGCGCCGGCCCTGGCGGGCGATTATGCCGCGCTCCAGCCGATCGGCTTTTCGGCCGATGGCAATGTCTTCGCCTTCGAGGAATACGGCGTTCAGGATGGCTCCGGCTTTCCCTATTCGACCATCTATGTGATCGATACGCGCAACGATAGCTTCTTGCCCGGCGCGCCCGTGCGTGCCGTCAGCCGCGAGGATGGCAGCCCGCTCTCCAAGGCGCGCCACGAGGCACGCCGTCGTGCGGCGCCCTTGATCGACGCCTATCGTCTGGCCGATGCGCCCGGGCTGCTTGCCGCTTTCAATCCGATCACCGAGGCGAACGCCAGGCCACAGGCGTTGACCTACGATTCCTTTGCGGCCGACGAAGGGTTCCGCGAGACCTATTCGGTCACGCTCGAAGAAAAACCCTTCGAGCCGGAAGGCCTCTGTAAGGACTTTCTGAAGGAGGTGAAAGGCTTTCGTCTGTCGATGACGATGAAGGCCGGCCAGCCGGCGACAGACGTCCTGCAGGACGACAGCCGCTTGCCCGAGAGCCGCCGCTGCCCCACCGGCTATCAGGTGGGAGGCGCCGTCACCCACCGGAATGACGACGGCTCCGAAACCCATGTCATCATGGTTCTCGTCAAGTCGCTCGGCTTCGAAGGCACGACCGATGGACGCTGGATTGCGATCCCGACCCGGATCGCCAAATGA